One window of Cellulomonas shaoxiangyii genomic DNA carries:
- a CDS encoding Pr6Pr family membrane protein: MDAPAPPPAGRQEAQVRVLDVVVAQLRLCVATLALAGTQEVWREGDLGGLVYFTNLSNLSFALVLVWAAVASLAGRGHPPAVLKAGVTLFLLITGLVSWLVLAPGAPGAPAVALGLTGGQIEHEVVPVAALLDFLLLDAHRRLRWRAVAWWVGALLLYCAVTTARGLLVPGAGYPYGFVDLGALGWGGLLRNVLAYGTAFAGLGALLVLADRRLPAGALVGTAGHPVALRQEAAGR; this comes from the coding sequence GTGGACGCACCGGCGCCGCCGCCGGCCGGACGCCAGGAGGCCCAGGTGCGCGTGCTCGACGTCGTCGTCGCCCAGCTGCGCCTGTGCGTGGCGACGCTCGCGCTGGCCGGGACGCAGGAGGTGTGGCGCGAGGGTGACCTCGGCGGCCTCGTGTACTTCACGAACCTGTCGAACCTGTCGTTCGCCCTGGTGCTGGTGTGGGCGGCGGTCGCGTCGCTGGCCGGGCGGGGCCACCCGCCGGCGGTGCTCAAGGCCGGGGTGACGCTGTTCCTGCTCATCACCGGGCTCGTGTCGTGGCTCGTCCTCGCGCCCGGGGCGCCGGGCGCGCCTGCCGTCGCGCTCGGCCTGACGGGCGGGCAGATCGAGCACGAGGTCGTGCCGGTCGCGGCCCTGCTGGACTTCCTGCTGCTCGACGCGCACCGGCGCCTGCGGTGGCGCGCGGTCGCGTGGTGGGTCGGGGCGCTCCTGCTGTACTGCGCCGTCACGACGGCCCGCGGTCTGCTGGTCCCCGGCGCGGGGTACCCGTACGGGTTCGTCGACCTCGGGGCGCTGGGGTGGGGCGGCCTGCTGCGCAACGTGCTGGCGTACGGCACGGCGTTCGCGGGCCTCGGGGCGCTGCTGGTGCTCGCCGACCGCCGGCTGCCCGCCGGTGCGCTCGTCGGCACCGCGGGCCACCCGGTCGCGCTGCGGCAGGAAGCGGCCGGGAGGTGA
- a CDS encoding winged helix DNA-binding domain-containing protein yields the protein MTTLSLRRLNRTLLHRQQLDVRSDGGVVAAVRRRVAVQAQEPNWVHVGMWARLAGFRTADLDAAVEARTLVRAPLLRGTQHLTAAADHGWLRPTVQPVLDRLVRAPYYAEHVGDLDPAVLVAAAREVLGDATVRRRDLGAALVERFPGRKAAVVAAAVEALTPVVHDPATSAFGSWWSRRSIAVTAADAWLGAPVGEPDVPALVRRYLAAFGPAGVMDLQAWCGLTRLRPVVDAMRGELRVLHGPDGRELLDVPDGPLADEDAPAPVRFLPMFDDAVLAHRDRGRILPEAVRRDVMPGWSMVRATVLVDGFVAATWELAEGRVVVRPLRPLTPAERDAVGAEGAAAAAFVGADPEIRLTSTPVTRVPGERTS from the coding sequence ATGACGACCCTGTCGCTGCGGCGGCTCAACCGCACGCTGCTGCACCGTCAGCAGCTCGACGTGCGGTCCGACGGCGGCGTGGTGGCGGCCGTGCGGCGGCGCGTCGCGGTGCAGGCGCAGGAGCCGAACTGGGTGCACGTGGGGATGTGGGCGCGGCTGGCCGGCTTCCGCACTGCCGACCTCGACGCGGCGGTCGAGGCGCGGACGCTCGTGCGCGCGCCGCTGCTGCGCGGGACCCAGCACCTGACGGCGGCGGCCGACCACGGCTGGCTGCGGCCGACCGTGCAGCCGGTGCTGGACCGGCTCGTGCGGGCGCCGTACTACGCCGAGCACGTGGGCGACCTCGACCCCGCGGTGCTCGTGGCCGCGGCGCGCGAGGTGCTGGGCGACGCCACGGTGCGGCGGCGCGACCTGGGTGCGGCGCTGGTCGAGCGGTTCCCCGGGCGCAAGGCGGCCGTGGTGGCGGCGGCCGTCGAGGCGCTGACGCCGGTGGTGCACGACCCGGCGACGTCGGCGTTCGGGTCGTGGTGGAGCCGGCGGTCGATCGCCGTGACGGCGGCCGACGCGTGGCTGGGCGCGCCGGTGGGCGAGCCGGACGTGCCGGCGCTCGTGCGCCGGTACCTGGCGGCGTTCGGGCCGGCCGGGGTCATGGACCTGCAGGCGTGGTGCGGCCTGACCCGGCTGCGGCCGGTCGTCGACGCGATGCGCGGCGAGCTCCGGGTGCTGCACGGCCCCGACGGTCGCGAGCTGCTCGACGTGCCGGACGGCCCCCTGGCGGACGAGGACGCGCCCGCGCCCGTGCGCTTCCTCCCGATGTTCGACGACGCCGTCCTCGCGCACCGCGACCGCGGCCGGATCCTGCCCGAGGCGGTGCGCCGGGACGTGATGCCGGGGTGGTCGATGGTGCGCGCCACCGTGCTGGTCGACGGGTTCGTCGCGGCGACGTGGGAGCTCGCCGAGGGGCGCGTGGTCGTCCGACCCCTGCGTCCGCTGACGCCGGCCGAGCGGGACGCGGTCGGTGCGGAGGGTGCGGCGGCGGCCGCGTTCGTCGGGGCCGACCCCGAGATCCGGCTGACGTCGACCCCGGTCACCCGCGTCCCGGGCGAACGCACCTCCTGA
- a CDS encoding family 43 glycosylhydrolase produces MQRRIHATGVRALVLAAAAALVAALAGTASAPPAQAAPPTLVSAQSGRCLDVVGNDSTPGARIQIWDCNGVAGQGWTLTSSGELRTFDGTRCLDALEWGTTPGTALISWSCTGSANQRFARGGNGSLVHQPSGLCVDVTGARTANGTAVTLWTCTGRDNQRWTSTTSGGGNDGGGTGTPPAAYPGPGVVTGATWAHDPTVVKRPDGSYLVATTGRGIPLKTSRDRTAWTDAGSAFPNGTPWTSAHTTGDLWAPDLSYRDGQYWLYYSASTFGSRNSGIYLATSPTGNAGSWTNRGLVVSTTASSDHNAIDPDVVTDAQGRTWMSYGSFWTGIKLIEINPSTGLRQGTALHSLATRSAGLEAPDILYRDGWYYLFVSFDACCRGADSTYRVAVGRSASITGPYVDRAGTRMTSGGGTEILAGRGSVNGPGHSATLRDTDGDVLFYHWYTDAGDSRLGINLLGWDSAGWPFVR; encoded by the coding sequence ATGCAACGACGCATCCACGCGACGGGGGTCCGCGCCCTCGTCCTCGCCGCGGCGGCCGCCCTGGTCGCCGCCCTCGCCGGCACGGCCTCCGCCCCACCCGCGCAGGCCGCGCCGCCCACGCTCGTCTCCGCGCAGTCCGGCCGGTGCCTCGACGTCGTCGGCAACGACTCCACCCCCGGCGCGCGCATCCAGATCTGGGACTGCAACGGCGTCGCCGGGCAGGGCTGGACGCTCACGTCCTCCGGCGAGCTGCGCACGTTCGACGGCACGCGCTGCCTGGACGCGCTCGAGTGGGGCACCACCCCCGGCACTGCCCTGATCTCGTGGAGCTGCACGGGCAGCGCCAACCAGCGGTTCGCGCGCGGCGGCAACGGGAGCCTCGTGCACCAGCCGTCCGGGCTGTGCGTCGACGTCACGGGCGCTCGCACCGCCAACGGCACGGCGGTCACGCTGTGGACCTGCACCGGCCGGGACAACCAGCGCTGGACCAGCACGACGTCCGGCGGCGGCAACGACGGCGGCGGCACGGGCACCCCGCCCGCCGCCTACCCCGGTCCCGGCGTCGTCACGGGCGCCACCTGGGCGCACGACCCCACGGTCGTCAAGCGTCCCGACGGGTCCTACCTCGTCGCGACGACCGGCCGCGGCATCCCCCTGAAGACGTCCCGCGACCGCACCGCGTGGACCGACGCCGGATCGGCCTTCCCCAACGGCACGCCGTGGACGTCCGCGCACACCACCGGCGACCTGTGGGCGCCCGACCTGTCCTACCGCGACGGGCAGTACTGGCTGTACTACTCCGCGTCGACGTTCGGGTCCCGGAACTCGGGCATCTACCTCGCGACCAGCCCCACCGGCAACGCCGGGTCGTGGACCAACCGCGGCCTCGTCGTGAGCACCACGGCGTCGAGCGACCACAACGCGATCGACCCCGACGTCGTCACGGACGCGCAGGGCCGGACCTGGATGAGCTACGGCTCGTTCTGGACCGGCATCAAGCTCATCGAGATCAACCCGTCGACGGGCCTGCGGCAGGGCACGGCCCTCCACTCGCTCGCCACCCGGAGCGCCGGCCTGGAGGCGCCCGACATCCTCTACCGCGACGGCTGGTACTACCTGTTCGTGTCGTTCGACGCGTGCTGCCGCGGTGCCGACAGCACGTACCGCGTGGCCGTCGGCCGCTCCGCGTCGATCACCGGGCCGTACGTCGACCGTGCCGGCACCCGCATGACGAGCGGTGGCGGCACGGAGATCCTCGCCGGGCGGGGCTCCGTCAACGGCCCGGGCCACAGCGCGACGCTGCGGGACACGGACGGCGACGTGCTCTTCTACCACTGGTACACCGACGCGGGGGACTCGCGGCTGGGCATCAACCTGCTCGGCTGGGACTCCGCGGGCTGGCCGTTCGTCAGGTGA
- a CDS encoding sensor histidine kinase, with the protein MLTAVRRHAAAATGRWWAARASGATDRADALGLLLLGLLLLALDVGGVGPTERVLDLPGPRWWQAGLLLVGVLLLVAKRRRPVAVMLAVVALSVVDALLGGGLGMYLVLFDALFTVAVHAGSRARRVTQGVVVGGVVALAGAAAVAGGSARDVVQVVLVAVALFLTPFWWGGDVRRTEELARSEAQRADLERQRADLEAERADLARAHADDAARIAALDRASAVQDERTRMARDLHDAVAGHLSAVAIHAEAALASPPDEARDRTALRAVRAAALDALTEMRAMILVLRAGAGAGDVPAPPGLDRVTALDVDVDAAALPAVSAAVGQTAYRIVQEAVTNAHKHGAGRPSLAVRTDGHALHLEVRNAVPAGSPPVTGAGGPPVLPSSSSGLTTMRERAATLGGTATAGPEHGTWVVRVALPLEPSAVPA; encoded by the coding sequence ATGCTCACCGCCGTGCGCCGCCACGCGGCCGCCGCCACCGGCCGGTGGTGGGCCGCGCGCGCGTCCGGGGCGACGGACCGGGCCGACGCGCTGGGCCTGCTGCTGCTCGGCCTGCTGCTGCTGGCGCTGGACGTCGGCGGGGTGGGGCCGACCGAGCGGGTGCTCGACCTGCCGGGGCCGCGGTGGTGGCAGGCCGGCCTGCTGCTCGTGGGCGTGCTGCTGCTCGTCGCGAAGCGGCGCCGGCCCGTGGCGGTCATGCTCGCGGTCGTCGCGCTGTCGGTCGTCGACGCCCTGCTCGGCGGCGGGCTCGGGATGTACCTCGTGCTGTTCGACGCGCTGTTCACCGTCGCGGTGCACGCCGGGTCACGGGCGCGCCGGGTCACGCAGGGCGTGGTCGTCGGGGGCGTCGTCGCCCTGGCGGGTGCGGCCGCCGTCGCCGGGGGGTCGGCGCGCGACGTCGTGCAGGTCGTCCTCGTCGCCGTCGCGCTGTTCCTCACGCCGTTCTGGTGGGGCGGCGACGTGCGCCGCACCGAGGAGCTCGCGCGGTCCGAGGCGCAGCGTGCGGACCTCGAGCGGCAGCGCGCCGACCTGGAGGCCGAGCGGGCCGACCTGGCGCGCGCGCACGCCGACGACGCCGCACGCATCGCCGCCCTCGACCGGGCGTCCGCCGTCCAGGACGAGCGCACCCGCATGGCCCGCGACCTGCACGACGCGGTCGCCGGGCACCTGTCCGCCGTCGCGATCCACGCCGAGGCCGCGCTCGCGAGCCCCCCCGACGAGGCCCGTGACCGCACCGCCCTGCGCGCCGTGCGCGCGGCGGCCCTCGACGCCCTGACGGAGATGCGCGCGATGATCCTCGTGCTCCGCGCGGGCGCCGGCGCCGGCGACGTGCCCGCGCCCCCCGGCCTCGACCGGGTCACGGCGCTCGACGTCGACGTCGACGCGGCGGCGCTGCCGGCGGTGTCCGCCGCCGTGGGTCAGACGGCGTACCGGATCGTCCAGGAGGCCGTCACGAACGCGCACAAGCACGGCGCCGGCCGGCCCTCCCTCGCCGTCCGCACCGACGGCCACGCGCTGCACCTGGAGGTCCGCAACGCCGTGCCCGCCGGCAGCCCGCCCGTGACCGGGGCGGGGGGCCCGCCGGTGCTGCCGTCGTCCTCGTCCGGGCTGACGACGATGCGCGAGCGCGCCGCCACGCTCGGCGGCACGGCGACGGCCGGACCGGAGCACGGGACGTGGGTCGTGCGCGTCGCGCTGCCGCTCGAGCCGTCGGCGGTGCCGGCGTGA
- a CDS encoding response regulator transcription factor, giving the protein MLLADDHGAIRAGLRLMLEQSGDVAVVGEAGDGDVAVRQARALRPDVVLMDVRMPGTDGIAATEAIVAAGLAEVVALTTFDLDEYVVGMVRAGAAGFLLKSVGAAELVDAVRRVAAGEGVLAPEVTRRLLDAVAGRQPLGGTPAADAPDAPEDPRIAALTARERDVLAGLGAGLSNAQLAERLVVSPTTVKSHVSHVLAKLGVRSRLQAGVLARDLLG; this is encoded by the coding sequence GTGCTGCTCGCCGACGACCACGGCGCGATCCGCGCGGGGCTGCGCCTCATGCTGGAGCAGTCGGGCGACGTGGCGGTCGTCGGCGAGGCCGGCGACGGCGACGTGGCGGTGCGCCAGGCGCGGGCGCTGCGCCCGGACGTCGTGCTCATGGACGTGCGGATGCCCGGCACGGACGGCATCGCGGCGACCGAGGCGATCGTGGCCGCCGGCCTGGCCGAGGTGGTCGCGCTCACGACGTTCGACCTGGACGAGTACGTCGTCGGCATGGTGCGCGCGGGTGCCGCGGGCTTCCTGCTCAAGTCCGTGGGCGCCGCCGAGCTCGTCGACGCGGTGCGGCGCGTGGCCGCGGGCGAGGGCGTGCTGGCGCCCGAGGTGACGCGCCGGCTGCTCGACGCGGTCGCGGGACGCCAGCCGCTCGGCGGCACCCCCGCGGCGGACGCGCCCGACGCGCCCGAGGACCCCCGGATCGCCGCCCTCACCGCCCGGGAGCGGGACGTGCTCGCCGGCCTCGGTGCGGGCCTGTCCAACGCGCAGCTCGCGGAGCGGCTCGTCGTCTCTCCGACGACGGTGAAGTCGCACGTCAGCCACGTGCTCGCGAAGCTGGGCGTCCGCTCGCGCCTCCAGGCGGGCGTCCTCGCGCGCGACCTGCTCGGCTGA
- a CDS encoding LacI family DNA-binding transcriptional regulator, with protein sequence MSDVAQLAGVSHQTVSRVLNDHPNVRAETRARVVAAIEQLGYRRNTAARALVTRRTGAIGVVTEDSPLYGPTMTLIALENAARSGGMYVSVATVTRWDVPTVRASLEHYLDQGVDGVVVIASHDEAVRAVQAFSARVPVVMVGPAELDGDIPTVAVNQYAGARLATRHLLDLGHTDVLHVSGPSVWLDARSRERGWRDTMQQAGLQPRAPVPGDWTASTGFRIGTQLVARDRAGEERLPTAVFAANDQLALGLLHAFAESGVRVPHDVSVVGYDDVEGAAHFFPPLTTVTPDFVQLGRRCLDQLVAAMAREPAEPALVPAALTVRASTGPPRR encoded by the coding sequence ATGAGCGACGTCGCGCAGCTCGCCGGCGTGTCCCACCAGACCGTCTCGCGCGTCCTCAACGACCACCCGAACGTGCGCGCGGAGACCCGTGCGCGCGTCGTGGCGGCGATCGAGCAGCTCGGGTACCGCCGCAACACCGCGGCGCGCGCCCTGGTCACCCGCCGTACGGGCGCGATCGGGGTCGTCACCGAGGACTCGCCGCTGTACGGGCCGACGATGACGCTCATCGCGCTCGAGAACGCGGCACGCAGCGGCGGCATGTACGTGTCGGTGGCGACCGTGACGCGGTGGGACGTCCCGACGGTGCGGGCGTCGCTCGAGCACTACCTCGACCAGGGCGTGGACGGCGTGGTGGTCATCGCGTCCCACGACGAGGCCGTGCGCGCCGTGCAGGCGTTCAGCGCACGGGTGCCGGTCGTCATGGTCGGCCCCGCGGAGCTCGACGGGGACATCCCCACGGTCGCGGTGAACCAGTACGCGGGCGCGCGCCTGGCGACGCGGCACCTGCTGGACCTCGGGCACACCGACGTGCTGCACGTGAGCGGTCCGTCGGTGTGGCTGGACGCCCGCTCCCGGGAGCGCGGCTGGCGCGACACGATGCAGCAGGCGGGTCTGCAGCCGCGTGCGCCGGTGCCGGGCGACTGGACGGCGTCGACCGGCTTCCGCATCGGCACGCAGCTCGTGGCGCGGGACCGGGCGGGCGAGGAGCGCCTGCCGACGGCCGTGTTCGCGGCCAACGACCAGCTCGCGCTCGGTCTGCTGCACGCGTTCGCGGAGTCCGGGGTGCGCGTCCCGCACGACGTGTCGGTGGTGGGGTACGACGACGTCGAGGGCGCGGCCCACTTCTTCCCGCCGCTGACCACGGTGACGCCGGACTTCGTCCAGCTGGGGAGGCGGTGCCTGGACCAGCTCGTCGCCGCGATGGCGAGGGAGCCGGCCGAGCCGGCGCTCGTGCCGGCGGCACTGACGGTGCGGGCCAGCACCGGTCCCCCGCGCCGCTGA
- a CDS encoding ABC transporter substrate-binding protein: MSRPASLRSRLTVLVGIGAVLALGACSSGGGGDAGASGDTGGDDLIRVGFSQLGAESGWRTANTESVKESLTEENGFDLTFVDAQQKQENQIRALRDFVAQDVDVIAFSPVIETGWDEVLQEIQDSGIPVVLVDRTVETDVEDPFVTWIGADFEQEGRTAGEWVAENAPDAKVFELQGTLGSGAQVDREEGFNEVVGEQVIGRASGNFTRAEGRTAVEGALQAYPEMNLIFTHNDDMGLGAIEAIEAAGKVPGEDIQIVSVDGVRDGLQALVDKKFNYVVECNPVFGDQLAELITQVANGDDVPETTVVEDASFDQTITQADVDARAY, translated from the coding sequence ATGTCTCGTCCCGCGTCTCTGCGGTCCCGCCTCACCGTCCTCGTCGGCATCGGCGCCGTGCTCGCCCTCGGCGCCTGCAGCAGCGGCGGCGGCGGCGACGCCGGCGCGTCCGGCGACACCGGCGGCGACGACCTCATCCGCGTCGGCTTCTCGCAGCTCGGGGCCGAGAGCGGGTGGCGCACCGCCAACACCGAGTCGGTCAAGGAGAGCCTCACGGAGGAGAACGGCTTCGACCTGACCTTCGTCGACGCCCAGCAGAAGCAGGAGAACCAGATCAGGGCGCTGCGCGACTTCGTCGCCCAGGACGTCGACGTCATCGCGTTCTCGCCGGTCATCGAGACCGGCTGGGACGAGGTGCTGCAGGAGATCCAGGACTCCGGCATCCCGGTGGTCCTCGTCGACCGGACCGTCGAGACGGACGTCGAGGACCCCTTCGTCACGTGGATCGGCGCGGACTTCGAGCAGGAGGGGCGCACGGCCGGCGAGTGGGTCGCCGAGAACGCGCCCGACGCGAAGGTCTTCGAGCTGCAGGGCACCCTCGGCTCCGGTGCGCAGGTCGACCGCGAGGAGGGCTTCAACGAGGTCGTCGGCGAGCAGGTCATCGGCAGGGCGTCCGGCAACTTCACGCGCGCCGAGGGCCGCACGGCCGTCGAGGGCGCGCTGCAGGCCTACCCGGAGATGAACCTGATCTTCACGCACAACGACGACATGGGCCTCGGCGCCATCGAGGCGATCGAGGCGGCCGGCAAGGTGCCCGGCGAGGACATCCAGATCGTGTCGGTCGACGGCGTGCGCGACGGCCTCCAGGCCCTCGTCGACAAGAAGTTCAACTACGTGGTCGAGTGCAACCCCGTGTTCGGCGACCAGCTCGCCGAGCTCATCACCCAGGTCGCGAACGGCGACGACGTCCCCGAGACCACGGTCGTCGAGGACGCGTCGTTCGACCAGACCATCACGCAGGCCGACGTGGACGCCCGCGCCTACTGA